Proteins encoded in a region of the Pelmatolapia mariae isolate MD_Pm_ZW linkage group LG16_19, Pm_UMD_F_2, whole genome shotgun sequence genome:
- the hpxa gene encoding LOW QUALITY PROTEIN: hemopexin (The sequence of the model RefSeq protein was modified relative to this genomic sequence to represent the inferred CDS: substituted 1 base at 1 genomic stop codon) has product MKLLSCILLLTLALGWAHSXVEYSADDLDRCKGLEMDAVAVNEEGIPYFFKGDHLYKGFHGHAELSNKSFAELDDHHHLGHVDAAFHMHFEDNPDDHDRMFFFLDNKVFSFYKHKLEAGYPKDISEVFPGIPDHLDAAVECPHPECANDSVIFFKGDEIYHFDLKSKAVEEKEFKSMPNCTSAFRFMEHYYCFHGHMFSKFDPKTGEVHGKYPKEARDYFMRCSKFSPDSDHVERERCSRVHLDAITSDDAGNIYAFRGHHYLRKDDNDTLTSDTIENDFKELHSEVDAAFSYENHLYLIKNNNLYVYRVGEPHTHLDGYPKPVKEELGIEGPIDATFVCQDHHIVHIIKGNHMYDVELKVTPRKAGNERPIGPFKRVDTAMCGPGGVKVIIGNHFYHFDSTKLLTTARSLPEQHKVSLELFGCDH; this is encoded by the exons ATGAAGCTGCTTTCCTGCATCCTGTTGCTTACCCTAGCCCTGGGATGGGCTCACTCGTAAGTGGA ATATTCTGCAGATGACCTTGACCGCTGTAAAGGTCTTGAGATGGATGCTGTTGCAGTGAATGAAGAGGGAATCCCATACTTTTTCAAGG GTGACCATTTATACAAGGGCTTCCACGGCCATGCCGAGCTCTCCAATAAGAGTTTCGCTGAGTTGGACGACCATCACCACCTGGGCCATGTGGATGCTGCTTTCCACATGCACTTTGAAGACAACCCCGACGACCACGACCGCATGTTCTTCTTCTTG GACAACAAGGTGTTCAGCTTTTACAAGCACAAGCTGGAGGCTGGCTACCCCAAGGATATCTCTGAAGTCTTCCCTGGAATCCCTGACCATCTGGATGCTGCTGTGGAATGTCCTCATCCAGAGTGCGCCAACGACTCCGTTATCTTCTTCAAAG gGGACGAAATCTACCACTTCGATCTTAAAAGCAAGGCTGTAGAGGAGAAAGAGTTCAAGTCCATGCCAAACTGCACATCGGCTTTCCGCTTCATGGAGCACTACTACTGCTTCCACGGGCACATGTTCTCCAAATTTGATCCAAAGACTGGCGAAGTGCACGGCAAATACCCCAAAGAGGCCCGCGACTACTTCATGAGATGCTCCAAGTTCA gtCCTGACAGCGACCATGTGGAGAGAGAGCGATGCAGCCGTGTTCACCTGGATGCCATCACATCAGACGACGCTGGAAACATTTATGCCTTCAGAG GCCACCATTACCTCCGTAAAGATGATAATGAcacactgacctctgacacCATCGAGAATGATTTCAAGGAGCTGCACAGTGAGGTGGACGCCGCTTTCTCTTATGAAAATCACCTTTACTTGATCAAG AATAACAATTTGTATGTTTACCGAGTCGGTGAGCCCCACACCCACCTCGATGGTTACCCCAAGCCTGTGAAGGAGGAGCTGGGCATTGAGGGCCCCATTGATGCTACATTCGTCTGTCAGGACCATCACATTGTTCACATTATCAAAG GTAATCACATGTATGATGTGGAACTGAAAGTCACCCCACGTAAGGCAGGCAACGAGCGTCCAATCGGACCCTTCAAGAGAGTCGATACTGCCATGTGCGGTCCCGGAGGAGTTAAAGTGATCATAGGAAATCACTTCTACCACTTTGATAGCACCAAACTGCTTACTACTGCCAGGTCCCTGCCTGAGCAGCACAAAGTGTCTCTGGAGCTGTTTGGCTGTGATCACTAG